Proteins encoded by one window of Lycium barbarum isolate Lr01 chromosome 11, ASM1917538v2, whole genome shotgun sequence:
- the LOC132617333 gene encoding protein argonaute 16-like, with product MEISEGIDSGCTPVEAPAPVIMLPAVPERVDQPKRSIMMRPGYGTSGREITLLANHLKVSIKRPDEIFYLYSVSITYDDKRAVNNKGIGRKIIDKLHETYSSEFSGKKFAYDGEKSLYTVGPLPRNRLEFTVVVEESSPRNTSESPADNGSTNHSSKRSKHSLHSKAFLVEIDYAAKIPLRSVSLALQGADPENVQDALRVLDIILRQQAANRGCLLVRQSFFHDDSRNFTDIGGGVMGCKGLHSSFRPTDGGLTLNMDVSTTMILSPGPVIDFLLANQNVKEPRYIDWARAKRMLKNLRVKAKHSNGEFKIFGLSDRPCNQQLFSMKVKNGGSLDNGGETIEITVYEYFTKHRNIELSSSAYMPCLDVGKPKRPNYLPLELCYLVSLQRYTKVLSSVQRASLVEKSRQKPRERIKVITDAVREYRYDDDPLLAACGISIEKQLTQMNGRVLEAPKLKVGNGEEVSPCNGRWNFKNKHLFTPARIERWAVVNFSARCDTSHLSRELISCGRSKGIHFERPHTLIEEDPQYRRAGAVVRVEQMFEEIIARLPGPPDFLLCVLPERKNSEIYGPWKKKSLTELGIVTQCISPLKINDQYLTNVLLKINAKLGGTNSLLAMEHTSHLPLIKDTPTMILGMDVSHGSPGQSDFPSIAAVVGSLYWPLISKYRAVVRSQPPKLEIVESLYKPLPNGDDEGIMRELLLDFYRTSNGHKPAQIIVFRDGVSESQFSQVLNLELDQMIKAYKHLGEGDDPKFTLIVAQKNHHTKLFQGSAAENVPPGTVVDTNIVHPRNNDFFMCAHAGMMGTTRPAHYHVLLDEIGFSPDALQNLIHSLSYVYQRSTSATSIVAPVRYAHLAAAQVGQFVKFEDLSENSSGQGSVKSIGSTPVTELPRLHKNVSDSMFFC from the exons ATGGAAATAAGTGAGGGAATAGATAGTGGTTGCACACCTGTGGAAGCACCAGCACCAGTTATAATGTTGCCCGCGGTACCGGAGAGAGTTGATCAGCCCAAGCGTTCTATAATGATGAGGCCTGGATATGGAACATCTGGACGAGAGATTACTTTGCTCGCAAACCACCTAAAAGTTTCCATCAAACGTCCTGATGAAATATTCTACCTCTACAGT GTCTCTATAACTTATGATGACAAGAGGGCTGTTAACAACAAGGGGATTGGAAGAAAAATTATTGATAAACTTCACGAAACATACTCATCTGAATTTTCCGGGAAGAAATTTGCTTATGATGGAGAAAAGAGTTTGTACACAGTGGGACCTCTGCCTCGCAACAGACTGGAATTCACGGTGGTTGTTGAGGAGTCTAGTCCAAGAAA TACTAGCGAGAGCCCCGCAGATAATGGAAGCACAAATCACTCCAGTAAAAGATCTAAGCATTCTTTACATTCGAAGGCTTTCCTAGTGGAGATTGACTATGCAGCTAAAATACCTTTAAGGTCTGTGAGTCTTGCCCTTCAAGGAGCTGATCCAGAAAATGTTCAGGACGCATTGAGGGTTCTGGACATTATATTGCGACAACAAGCTGCTAATAG AGGATGCCTCTTGGTTAGACAGTCATTTTTTCATGATGACTCAAGGAACTTCACAGACATTGGAGGAGGTGTAATGGGTTGTAAGGGGCTTCATTCCAGCTTTCGACCAACCGATGGTGGCTTGACCTTGAACATGG ATGTGTCTACAACTATGATCCTGTCACCTGGACCTGTAATTGATTTTTTGCTTGCTAACCAGAATGTAAAGGAGCCTCGTTATATTGATTGGGCAAGA GCAAAAAGAATGTTGAAGAATCTGAGAGTTAAAGCTAAACACAGCAACGGGGAATTCAAAATCTTCGGTTTGAGTGACAGACCTTGCAATCAACAGTT ATTTTCTATGAAGGTAAAAAATGGTGGTAGTCTAGATAATGGAGGAGAGACCATAGAGATAACTGTTTATGAGTATTTCACGAAACATCGTAACATAGAACTTTCATCCTCGGCTTATATGCCATGTCTGGATGTTGGAAAACCAAAACGACCAAACTATCTGCCACTGGAG CTGTGTTATTTGGTCTCCCTTCAAAGATACACAAAGGTATTATCGTCAGTCCAGAGGGCATCTTTAGTTGAAAAATCAAGGCAGAAGCCTCGGGAACGAATTAAAGTTATAACAGAT GCTGTGAGGGAGTACAGGTATGATGACGATCCCCTTCTTGCTGCTTGTGGAATCTCAATAGAAAAGCAGCTCACTCAAATGAATGGCAGGGTCCTTGAAGCCCCAAAG TTGAAGGTTGGTAATGGCGAAGAGGTCTCTCCCTGCAATGGCCGGTGGAATTTTAAGAACAAG CATCTTTTCACCCCTGCACGAATTGAACGCTGGGCAGTGGTCAACTTCTCTGCCCGTTGTGATACAAGTCACCTTTCAAGGGAGCTTATTAGTTGCGGAAGGAGCAAAGGCATT CATTTTGAGCGCCCACATACGCTCATTGAGGAAGATCCCCAGTATAGGCGAGCTGGGGCTGTAGTTCGCGTAGAACAGATGTTCGAAGAGATAATAGCTAGACTGCCTGGCCCTCCTGACTTTCTCCTCTGTGTCTTGCCAGAGCGAAAAAACTCAGAGATATATG GACCTTGGAAGAAAAAAAGTTTGACTGAGTTGGGAATTGTTACTCAATGTATCTCTCCATTAAAGATCAATGACCAATATCTAACAAATGTGCTTCTCAAAATTAATGCAAAG CTTGGGGGGACCAATTCTTTATTGGCTATGGAACATACCTCTCATCTACCACTTATTAAGGACACTCCAACAATGATCCTGGGCATGGATGTCTCTCATGGATCTCCTGGTCAATCAGATTTTCCATCAATTGCTGCG GTTGTGGGATCCTTATACTGGCCATTAATATCCAAGTATAGAGCAGTTGTCCGTAGTCAACCTCCAAAGTTGGAAATTGTAGAATCCTTATACAAGCCTTTACCAAATGGAGACGATGAAGGAATCATGAG AGAACTGCTTCTGGACTTCTATAGGACAAGTAACGGGCATAAGCCTGCTCAAATTATTGTCTTCAG GGATGGTGTCAGCGAATCACAGTTTAGTCAAGTTCTGAACCTCGAGCTAGATCAAATGATCAAG GCATACAAGCATCTTGGTGAGGGCGACGACCCTAAGTTCACCTTGATCGTGGCGCAAAAGAATCACCATACCAAACTGTTTCAAGGCAGTGCAGCTGAAAATGTACCACCAG GTACTGTTGTAGACACAAATATTGTGCATCCAAGAAATAATGATTTTTTCATGTGTGCACATGCGGGGATGATG GGAACAACTAGACCTGCACATTATCATGTATTGCTCGACGAGATTGGTTTCTCACCTGATGCCCTGCAAAATCTCATACATTCACTATCATATGT GTACCAAAGGAGCACCAGTGCGACCTCTATTG TGGCTCCTGTGCGTTATGCACACCTAGCGGCAGCACAAGTTGGACAGTTTGTGAAGTTCGAGGATCTATCCGAGAATTCTTCAGGACAGGGCAGTGTCAAATCAATTGGGAGCACCCCTGTCACTGAACTGCCCAGGTTGCACAAGAATGTCAGCGACTCAATGTTTTTCTGTTGA